A genomic segment from Polyangium mundeleinium encodes:
- a CDS encoding serine/threonine-protein kinase, whose amino-acid sequence MKRPRTSEPDLFDDSVEEPAKAPEEEARTSVPPPARIFSVPPPVDPAGGEGFGVEPLDRYVERRRLGRGAMGEVALCKDTRIGRDVARKVILPIYQSDPQVRARFLREARVQGQLEHPSIVPVYDLGVDIEGSIYFTMKCLRGLTLAQIVKGLRKKDPAIVEAYSRQKLLRAFSAACLAVDFAHSRGVLHRDLKPSNVMLGDFGEVYVLDWGLAKLRKDAPEVALSLDDSSDDLKTAAGKILGTFGYMSPEQAMGKVTTLDARSDVYSLGAILFEILTLDALHTKDTWNAMMLATLQGADARASTRAPTLDLPPELDAICIKATALDPDARYASARDLHDVIERFLAGDTDISVRREMSSRHAHAAEAAARRADGPGPEAAEARREAMQEVGRALALDPTNRDALRLLARIITTPPSEIVPDARVEVRARGFGRLRLALRDGVRFDVGNLILLIPLALWMGVRSTAHLLAIVGLSAISAALKLLAAQSEEVRRLYVFSYGAFLFNILALGFVTRAFGPLFFVPMLLSIFTFSFSMTHSGRFRAAILATGSLGLLVPLGLELLGIIPRSYMFQNGTMVILPQGVSLPEVPTLVALTLGSVFLIVAPSVVMGRVQLALREAEVRSAMQAWHLRQLLPDEARSATPPPPPVTRLGG is encoded by the coding sequence ATGAAGCGTCCTCGGACCTCCGAGCCCGATCTCTTCGACGACTCCGTGGAAGAGCCGGCGAAGGCCCCGGAGGAAGAGGCGCGCACCTCGGTCCCGCCGCCGGCGCGGATCTTCTCCGTGCCCCCGCCCGTCGATCCCGCCGGAGGCGAGGGCTTCGGCGTCGAGCCGCTCGATCGTTACGTGGAGCGACGAAGGCTCGGCCGCGGCGCGATGGGCGAGGTCGCGCTCTGCAAAGACACGCGCATCGGCCGCGACGTGGCGCGCAAGGTGATCCTGCCGATCTACCAGTCCGATCCGCAGGTCCGCGCGCGGTTCCTGCGGGAGGCGCGGGTCCAAGGGCAGCTCGAACACCCCTCGATCGTCCCGGTCTACGACCTCGGCGTCGACATCGAGGGCTCGATTTACTTCACGATGAAATGCCTGCGGGGCCTGACGCTCGCGCAGATCGTGAAGGGCCTGCGCAAAAAAGACCCCGCGATCGTCGAGGCCTACAGCCGTCAAAAGCTTCTCCGCGCGTTCTCCGCCGCCTGCCTCGCCGTGGACTTCGCCCATTCCCGCGGCGTGCTCCACCGGGACCTCAAACCCTCGAACGTGATGCTCGGCGATTTCGGCGAGGTCTACGTCCTCGACTGGGGCCTCGCCAAGCTCCGCAAGGACGCCCCCGAGGTCGCGCTTTCGCTCGACGATTCCTCGGACGACCTGAAGACGGCCGCCGGAAAGATCCTCGGGACGTTCGGGTACATGTCGCCCGAGCAGGCGATGGGAAAGGTCACCACGCTCGACGCGCGCAGCGACGTCTACTCGCTCGGCGCGATCCTGTTCGAGATCCTGACGCTCGACGCTTTGCACACGAAAGACACCTGGAACGCGATGATGCTCGCGACGCTCCAGGGCGCCGACGCGCGCGCCTCGACCCGCGCCCCGACGCTCGACTTGCCCCCGGAGCTCGACGCCATCTGCATCAAAGCCACCGCGCTCGACCCGGACGCGCGGTACGCCTCGGCGCGTGACCTGCACGACGTGATCGAGCGGTTCCTCGCCGGCGACACGGACATCTCGGTGCGCCGCGAGATGTCGAGCCGCCACGCGCACGCTGCCGAGGCCGCCGCCCGCCGCGCCGACGGACCCGGCCCGGAGGCCGCCGAGGCCCGGCGCGAGGCGATGCAGGAGGTTGGCCGCGCCCTCGCGCTCGATCCGACGAACCGCGACGCATTGCGCCTCCTCGCCCGGATCATCACCACACCGCCGAGCGAGATCGTGCCGGACGCGCGGGTTGAAGTGCGCGCGCGGGGCTTCGGCCGGCTGCGGCTCGCGTTGCGCGACGGCGTGCGCTTCGATGTGGGGAACCTGATCCTCTTGATTCCGCTCGCCCTCTGGATGGGCGTGCGGAGCACGGCGCACCTGCTCGCGATCGTGGGCCTCTCGGCGATCTCGGCGGCGCTGAAGCTCCTCGCGGCGCAGTCCGAGGAGGTGCGCCGGCTCTACGTCTTCAGTTATGGCGCCTTTCTGTTCAACATCCTCGCGCTCGGCTTCGTGACGCGCGCGTTCGGCCCGCTCTTCTTCGTGCCGATGCTCTTGTCGATCTTCACGTTCTCGTTCTCGATGACGCACTCGGGCCGGTTCCGGGCGGCGATCCTCGCGACGGGCTCGCTCGGGCTGCTCGTGCCGCTCGGCCTCGAGCTCCTCGGGATCATCCCGCGCTCGTACATGTTCCAGAACGGGACGATGGTGATCCTGCCGCAAGGCGTATCGCTGCCCGAGGTGCCGACGCTCGTGGCGCTGACGCTCGGGAGCGTGTTCCTGATCGTGGCGCCGAGCGTGGTCATGGGCCGCGTGCAGCTCGCGCTGCGGGAAGCCGAGGTGCGCTCGGCGATGCAGGCCTGGCACCTGCGCCAGCTCCTGCCGGACGAGGCGCGCTCGGCGACGCCTCCGCCCCCGCCGGTGACCCGGCTCGGGGGCTGA
- a CDS encoding STAS domain-containing protein: MQRVIDAFQEGIDTNVAEACERALAAGSPFYSRLTREQLLASVRRVFQAVAHDLATGVPEAVVALMGAVGSLRSSQGAKVSDMLRGLETGFQVVTERFGERFRDDPEARLFWEMARSRLSYAGAAALADAFLEARELITQAQAEEIFELSARVLPLARGVLLLPLVGRIDGARTERILEVLLAAVSAHGARVVLIDVTGLPAVDEGVASHLVRAASAVRLLGAAPALVGVGPNLARTIVAGGIDLGGLVTLARLEDGLHWALGLLGRSQGR; encoded by the coding sequence ATGCAGCGGGTCATCGACGCATTTCAGGAAGGGATCGACACGAACGTGGCGGAGGCGTGTGAGCGCGCCCTCGCTGCGGGGAGCCCTTTTTACAGTCGTCTGACGCGCGAGCAGCTCCTCGCCTCGGTCAGGCGCGTGTTCCAGGCCGTCGCGCACGATCTCGCGACCGGCGTGCCCGAGGCCGTGGTCGCGCTCATGGGCGCGGTCGGGTCGCTGCGGAGCTCGCAGGGAGCGAAGGTCTCGGACATGCTCCGCGGGCTGGAGACGGGCTTCCAGGTGGTCACGGAGCGCTTCGGCGAGCGATTCCGTGACGATCCCGAGGCGCGTCTCTTCTGGGAGATGGCGCGGAGTCGCCTGAGTTATGCCGGCGCGGCCGCGCTCGCGGACGCGTTCCTCGAGGCGCGCGAGCTGATCACGCAGGCGCAGGCCGAGGAGATCTTCGAGCTCTCGGCGCGTGTCCTGCCGCTCGCGCGCGGGGTGCTGCTCCTGCCGCTCGTCGGCCGGATCGACGGCGCGCGGACCGAGCGTATCCTGGAGGTCTTGCTCGCGGCCGTCTCCGCGCACGGGGCGAGGGTGGTGCTGATCGACGTGACGGGGCTGCCGGCCGTCGACGAAGGGGTCGCGTCCCACCTCGTGCGGGCGGCGTCCGCGGTGCGGCTGCTCGGGGCCGCGCCGGCGCTCGTGGGGGTGGGGCCGAACCTGGCGCGGACGATCGTGGCGGGCGGGATCGACCTCGGCGGGCTCGTGACGCTCGCGCGGCTCGAAGATGGGTTACACTGGGCGCTGGGGCTGCTCGGGCGGTCCCAGGGGCGTTGA